The genomic DNA ATTCGTGATATTATGATCGGTAACCTGCCTCCTGTCGCATTTGTTAAACCCATTTACTTTTTCGTAAGCGTATTATCAGCATTATTTACTTGTATGTTTTTTGAACGTATCAATAAACTGCAAGTCGTTATTATGCTTTCTGATGCTGTTGGCCTAGGTGTTTTTACAGCCATTGGTGCAAATGCGGCAATGTCACATCATGTTGACGCCTCATTTCTAGTTGTTTCAATGGGAGTCATTACAGGTATTGGAGGCGGTATTTTGCGTGACATTTGCGCTCAAGATATCCCTTACGTATTCCGAAAAGAGATTTACGCAATCGCTTCTATTTTAGGAGCAATTAGTTTCCTAATCACATATGCAATGGGGGCACACGTATTAGCTTTCTATGTTTGTTTATTAGTAACATTCATTATTCGTGTTGTCACTGTAATATATAATGTACATTTCCCAGTTTTCTTTAAAACACATGCTAAAATTAATAAAGGCCATTAAGAGAATTCTACATAGAATTCTCTTAATTTATATACTATTCTACACACTAATATAGAGTAATTGTATATAAAAATATATAATTATAATAGAACCAAAAATGAAAACGCTTTATACACAGGGGGAAGAACGATGCTTGGGTTTTTTAAAAAACATACAAATAAAACATACGCCAGTATATTTGAATTAAGTAAGGATCAACAAATCACCTTTAACGTGCCTACTAATTCTGAATTGAAAATTCAAATGGATATGCTACATATTTCAAAGGAAGATTTACAAATCGTAAAGGTACTACAGCCCTTTATTTATGAAGAAATTGATTGGATTACGGAAAAATTCTATGCCAATATTACAAAACAGCCAAATTTAATTACTATTATTGAACGTTATAGTTCTATTCCAAAACTAAAGCAAACTTTAAAAACACATATAAAAGAATTATTCAGCGGAGATATGCATGAAGATTTTATTGAACAACGTGTTCGAATTGCCAAAAGACATGTACAAATTGGCTTACATAGAAAATGGTATACTGCCGCTTATCAAGAATTATTCCGCTCTATCATGAAGATATTGCAAACAAAAATTAAAACAATTGACGATTTTTCATATTCTATAAACGTTATAAATAAATTATTCACCCTTGAACAAGAACTCGTTATTGCCGCTTATGAATCTGAATATGAAAGAATGCAAAAAGAACATGAAAAAGAAAAAGAAATAACAGCTATGACCATTACGCATATTGCAACAGAACTAGCATCTGTATCTGAAAAAACGAGCACTTCTATTCAACAGTTAACCGCTAAATCTGAAACTATTGTAGAAATTGCCAAAACAGGTACATCATTAGCTACAACATCGGAGGAAAAAGCGAATAAAGGGAAAGAGCAATTAAATCAGCAAAATAAACGAATGGAATACATTCAAACGAACATGGAAACTATCATTACAGATACTCATGAACTTCTCGATATTTCTAACAAAATTAACGAAATCATAGATATTGTAAAATCAATTGCGGAGCAAACAAACTTACTCGCACTAAATGCTGCTATTGAATCTGCTCGTGCTGGGGAATTTGGTAAGGGCTTCTCCGTTGTAGCTGGAGAAATTCGAAAGTTATCAGAGCAAACGAAAGAATCCATATCCAACGTGACAAAGCTCGTTGAAAAAACAAATGAACAAATTATTCGTGTCTCTTCTTCAGTCAAACAAATTAGCTCCCTCGTATCTGAAGGAACAGATGGTATGTCTGCAACAGATCAATACTTCCAAGAAATTGTAAAAGACATGTCTAACTCGAAAGAGCAGAATAAAAAAATTGAAAATGAGTTAGAAACCATTTCACAAGTAATGAAAGGAATTCAAGACGATTCCTCAAAAATGGCTCTAACAGCCGATAGTTTACAACTGGAACTGAACCGATAGAGTGCAGATTATGTCAGTAGGGATTCTTTATCTCCACTAATTCTTAGTCCTCATCTTCCATTCAAAAAAAAGAATCCAATCTGGATTCTTTTTATTTTCTGAAGAATATTTTTTGACAGTACACATAACTCATATAAACACCAAAGCTTTGCAAAATAAACAAAGCTGGCACTATAAGATTGTAATATGCCATATCTACTTGGAAGAGTCTTAACAATACGTATCCACTAATTAACAATAAGAACAACATATATCCTTCGTTTTGTTGTTTCTTAATAAGAAAGTGTAATAAAGCAATAGACATAAACAATGTTACTGCTATATATATAAGTTTTTCACATTTAAATAGAATAGAATGTATTCCCTCATCTGAGAATTGATTAATGACTGGCTTTAAAAATTTAAATCTTTCTTCTTCAATCTCTTTTAGGTTTTGGTCAATACGCTCTGTTACGCTTTGATTCTTTGTCATTTCCCTCTCATTTTTACCTTTTCCAATCAAAACAGATTGAACATACGTTTCATTTGAAATCGTATATTGTGACATTCCCATTGTCTGAATTCCATAACTCACACCAAAATGGGCACTATAAAATAGAATAAGTATCCCTATCATCTTTAATAATACTTTTTGCTTCATTGCTGATTGAAAAAGTTCAACTAACAACACATATACAGCAATAAAAATAGGAAGAAATAACCCCATTGGGAAAATCATATTACTACATGCAAATAAAATTGCT from Bacillus basilensis includes the following:
- a CDS encoding trimeric intracellular cation channel family protein, with amino-acid sequence MLLIDIFTFLGIIAAAISGTLVGLKKDLDLFGVLCLAVATALGGGIIRDIMIGNLPPVAFVKPIYFFVSVLSALFTCMFFERINKLQVVIMLSDAVGLGVFTAIGANAAMSHHVDASFLVVSMGVITGIGGGILRDICAQDIPYVFRKEIYAIASILGAISFLITYAMGAHVLAFYVCLLVTFIIRVVTVIYNVHFPVFFKTHAKINKGH
- a CDS encoding methyl-accepting chemotaxis protein: MNKLFTLEQELVIAAYESEYERMQKEHEKEKEITAMTITHIATELASVSEKTSTSIQQLTAKSETIVEIAKTGTSLATTSEEKANKGKEQLNQQNKRMEYIQTNMETIITDTHELLDISNKINEIIDIVKSIAEQTNLLALNAAIESARAGEFGKGFSVVAGEIRKLSEQTKESISNVTKLVEKTNEQIIRVSSSVKQISSLVSEGTDGMSATDQYFQEIVKDMSNSKEQNKKIENELETISQVMKGIQDDSSKMALTADSLQLELNR